The genomic interval AAAACCGAGTATAACAATGAGGTTTAAAGGTGCAAACAATATTTTTTGGCCTTATAATTCAACAATCTATAGGTATTATTTTGATATATTTTTAAACAGCTCAACCGTTCATAGTGCTCTCTCATTAGCAAATAAATCTACTTTCACAAAAGTGAAAGAGCTGGAAAGCTCATCAATTTTAAAGTCAGGCAAGAATACGCTGCAATTTAGTTATTCCAGCGATTTTGATGAAAGTAATGTTTATCTTGATTATTTCAATATCACTTATCCTAAAAAGCTAAATACAACCAGTAATTCCATCAGTTTCTTTCATGATGCCGATGGTTCGAATAAACGTTATTCAGTATCTGGATTAAGTACTGTGAACGATATTTACCTTTTTGATGTAACCAACCCGCTTCATGTCAAAATATTGGCAAAGGATCAACAAAGCATATCAGGTAAATATAGTTTTGATATTCCTGCAGAATGGGATAATAAAAACTTCATAGTTAGTAGCCTTAGTTCTTCATCAATAACAACAATAAACTCACTTTCGCCCTACACAACTAACAACAATTTGTTGGATCAATCAAAAAGTGCTGACTACATCATAATAACCCGCAAATCATTATTGGATTATGGTCAACAAATTGCAGAGCTACACTCCAATCTAAAAACGGAAGTTGTTTCTGTTGAGGATATCTTTTTCTATTTCAATAATGGGGTTCAGGATCCAACTGCCATAAGAAATTTTATCCGCTACGCTTATTATAATTGGGAGACACCAAATATTTCCTACATTTTATTGTTAGGTGATGGCCATTTTGATTATAGAAATATTAGCATTCAAGACAGCAGCGTTGTTCCAACTTTTCAAATTTATGGTCTAGATGAACTATCAAGCCGGGAAAGTGATATTTTTTATGTCGATTTAGATACGCGTATCAATTCAATTGCTCCTAACACAATTACGCCTTCATTAGCGATTGGCCGTCTGCCGGTTGAAAATGCTCTTGATGCAGAGAGAGTGGTTGAGAAGTTACAAATTTACAATCAAAACCAGGTTAGAAATGGCTGGCAAACCAACATAACAATAGTTGGTGACGATGAAAAAGTCAGCGCAAGCTCAAATTCAACAGAATGGCAGCACCAATATCAAGCCGAAGAATTAGCCACTATGTCCCAGTTAAACCGCTTTAACATTTCCAGAATATATCTCTCTGCGTTTGAAACAGTTGCCGGTGGTAGGGCACGGTTAAAACCAGATGCAACACAAGCATTGCTAGATCAGATAAACCGCGGAACACTTATTGTAAATTACACCGGTCATGGTTCCCCAACGCAATGGGCACATGAAACACTTTTTAGTTTTGACAGGGATTATTCCAAAATTAATAATGAAGGGGCTTTTCCCTTTTTTATAGCGGCCACTTGCGATTTTGGCCTTTTTGATAATCCAAACCATATAAGTTTTACAGAAGCCTTAATATGGAAGGAAAAATCAGGGACAATAGGAAGTCTTGCTGCGACACGACTTGTATATTCCGGACAAAATTTTGCATTTAACAAAAGTTTTTATAGAAACTTGTTTCCTGATGGAAAACCTTCAGTCCCTCTTGGAGAGGCTTTTTTGCATTCTTTTCTTTCAAATACAGCTGGAAATACTAATGACCAGAAATACCACCTTTTTGCTGACCCTGCAATGACATTGGCAGATGCTCATCAGGACATTGAAATCACATCTATTACACCAGATACATTACAAGCCCTGAGCCAGGTTAATGTTAAAGCAAATGTAATGATAGATGACTCACCTGCAACCAATTTTAATGGTGGTGCCGTTATGCTGGTTAATGATGCGACCTTTGAAGATGTTGAAACCGGTGGTGGCCTTGAGTATAACCTGACAGGTCCCCTTGTGTTTCGGGGTGAGGTTTCTGTTGAAGATGGTGATATGGAAGCTAACTTTATCGTTCCAAAATCCATCCGTTATAAAGATAAAAATTCCGGCCGTATAACTCTCTATGCATGGGATGATGCCACGAATACAAGTGCAAGTGTAATCCGGAAAAACCTGCTATTATTAGGTTCATCCAACCTCGCAAAAGAAACAGATGGGCCTGAAATTGATATATTTTTTGATGGACAGGAAAACTTTAGTTCCGGCGACATCATATCCGCGAACCCTGTTTTAATCGCAGAATTAAGTGATGACAGCGGGATTAATTTAACAGGTCAGTTGGGCCATAAAATTGAATTGAAAATTGATGAAACAACTACAATAAATATTTCTGAATCGTTTACTTATGAGCGTGATAGTTTTACAAAAGGCATGGTACGTTACCCTATTACAAGTCTAGAACCCGGTGATCATACTTTAACTCTTCAAGCATTCGATAACCTTAACAACCGCACTGAACAAACTGTAGAATTTAAAATCACATCTGCAAGTGGCCTGGTTTTGGAGGACGTAGTTAACTATCCAAATCCTTTTAAAAGAAAGACTTCATTTACATTTCAGACAAATGCCGTTGGTGCTGAAGCTACCATTAAAATATACACCCTGTCCGGTAGATTAATTGAGAAACTGGAAGGCAATTTTACTGAAGCCGGTTACAATGAGATTGAATGGAGTGGTCTTGATCGTGACGGTAATACTTTGGCTAATGGGGTTTATTTATACAAATTAGTTTTGAAAGAAGGTAAGGATAAAAAAGAAAAGATAGAAAAAATGGTGGTAATAAAATAAATCCTAATTAATAATGTTTTTTGATCTTACTATTTAAACCTTCCAGACGCTAAACTGGAAGGTTTTTTTATAAAACTTTTCTTTCCCAATCAATCAATCTTTGCAATTATATGGGAAATGATATCCTCAATACTCACACCCTCTGCTTCTGCACTAAAAGAAGTTACAATACGATGCCTCAAAACAGAGTCTGCAATGGCTTTGACATCTTCAATTTCCGGTGCAAAACGGTTATGTAACACTGCCCTGACCTTTGCCCCTAAAATTAGATATTGTGATGCACGCGGCCCGGCTCCCCAGCGGATCCACTCAGCAAGTTTTTCATCGGAATATGGTGAGCCTTTGCGAGTAGCGCTCACTAATTTTACAGCATAATCAACTGTATTATCAGCAACCGGTATATCTTTGATTATTTTTTGAAATTTCAGGATATCTTTTTTGCTTATGCTTGATTCAATATTTGTTTTTTGAACGGCGGTGGTTCTTTTAACAATTTCAACTTCCTCTTCAAACTTAGGATAATCGAGCCAAAGGCTAAACATAAACCTGTCAAGCTGTGCTTCCGGCAATGGGTAAGTTCCTTCCTGTTCAATGGGGTTTTGCGTTGCCAAAACAAAAAAGGGTTCTTCCAAAGCAAAAGTTTCACCTGCCGTGGTAACATTATACTCCTGCATAGCTTCCAATAAAGCAGATTGTGTTTTTGGTGGGGTTCTGTTTATTTCATCTGCCAGAATAATGTTTGCAAAGATCGGCCCTTTCATAAAGCGGAATGCTTTTTTTCCTGTGGAACGATCTTCTTCCAAAATTTCTGCACCTGTTATATCACTTGGCATTAGGTCTGGCGTAAACTGTATGCGCGCAAAATCCAATCCCAGTATTTCACCTAGGGTTTTAATGATCAAAGTTTTTGCCAACCCGGGAACTCCAATCAACATACAATGCCCTTTTGCATAGAGCGAGATAAGCAATTTTTCAATTATATCATCCTGCCCAACAATAACTTTGCTAAGTTCCGAAACAATTTGTTTATAACTCTTGGAAATTTTTTGAACCGTTTTTACATCATCAGACATAACCTGCTCCAATTAACTCATTTAGTTGCTTGAGATTATTATCACAATTACTTAAATTAAGTATTTTTAAAATATTAGCTTTTAATTTAGATACTGTCAGTTTTTAATACCATAAAATTTAATGAAAAAATCAATACTCGATTGCAGCATAATTGAACTAACTGAATACCTGGCCTCGATTAATGAACCTTCATTCCGGGCAAACCAAATTTTTGAGGGTATTTACGCTCAAAATAAAATTAGTTTTGAAGAGTTCACCACACTCCCGCTTAATACACGTCAAAAACTAGCAGAAAATTTTTACCTGCGTACTTTAGAAAAAGTTGAAGAAATAACCTCAACCTTTGATAATACACAAAAGTTCCTTTGGAAATTAATAGATGGTTATAAAATTGAAAGTGTAATAATTACCGAAAACAAGCGAACTACCTTTTGCATTTCATCCCAGGTGGGCTGTGCATTGGATTGCAAATTTTGTGCGACAGGTAAAATGGGTATTCTACGTAATCTTACTCCCGGCGAGATTGTTGAACAGGTATTGCTAATGCAGGAAAAGATTGGCCAAAAGCCGACAAATATCGTTTATATGGGCATGGGAGAACCAATGCTGAATTACGATTCGGTTATTCAGGCTGCTGATATTTTAACAGCTCCCAAAGGCCTTGGCTTGGGTAAAAGGCGGATCACTATTTCCACAAGCGGCGTCATTCCCGGTATAAAACGTTTCACAAAAGAAAAACAGCCATACTCACTGGCTATATCATTAAATAGCATTGATGATAAAATTCGTGAAAAAATTATGCCTATTTCAAAAAAATATCCGATAAATGATCTTATGGATGCGGCCCGGGATTACACTGAGCAGCTAAATAAATTAATAACCTTTGAATATGTCTTACTGGACAAGTTTAATGCCTCAAAGGAAGATGCTAAAAAGCTGGTTCAATTAACCCATAGAATACCATGCAAAATAAATGTAATACCCTGTAATTCTGACGAGCCGGATTATCAGCCTCCTTCAAAAGAGAAGGTGCAAATATTTGAGCAACATATAAATGAAAGAAGCCGCAGGATAACACTTCGTAAAAGAAAAGGCTGGGAAATAAAGGCTGCATGTGGCCAATTGTATGCAGAAAATGTAAAAAAGAAACGACAATAAACTGAATAAACACTGAAAAAATTTTGTGACATAAGGAGATAAAATGTTTTTGATTTTATTTGGCGCTCCTGGTGTAGGAAAAGGAACCCAAGCGGAAAAAATTTGTGCTGAATACAATATCCCTCAAATATCAACCGGAGAAATGTTAAGAGCAGCCATTAAAGAAGGTACTGACTTAGGAAAAAAAGCTAAAATACTTATGGATAAAGGCCAGCTTGTTCCTGATGATGTAATTATGGGAATTATTGATGAAAGAATTAAAAACGATGATTGCAAAAATGGATTTATCCTAGATGGTTTTCCAAGAACCATCCGCCAGGCCGAAGAATTTACAGCAATGTTAGAAAAACATGATATTCCTGAATTTACTTGTGTCGAAATTTATGTTCCTAATGAAGCAATTTTAGAACGGCTTTTAGCAAGAGGACGTGAAGACGATTCAAAAGAAACTATTTTAAACAGATTGGAAGTTTATCAGGCACAAACAGCACCAGTGAAAGAATATTATCAGAAAGCACGAAAATTCTTTTCAGTAGATGGGAACAAATCTATTGATGAAGTATTCAATGAAATCAAAAATCTGGCAATAAATTAATACTTTCTCCAAAAGTTGTCGGTTTCTATTCTATTTATAGGACCGCCCAAAAGAGCCCGTTTTTAAAACAAAGAGCGTCTTATAATGAGAAATAGATTCTATTATTTTGTCTTATTAATTTTATCTATTATTGCATACTCATGTGAAGAACGGGAACGTAATAATATTTTTGATCCTGCAAATAAAAACAAATCTATAGATATTGGTCTTAGCCTTTCATCAACCGATTCCACAATTAGGATATCATGGAATTCTCCGGCAAATATTAAGTATACAAGTATAAATATTTTTCGAAAAACAGAAGGCGAAAAAGTAGCCCGGTTATACGCAACTGTAGAAAAAGACATTACACTTTATATTGATAATAACATCGAGTTTGACAAAGAGTATTCTTATTATCTTACAATAAATGGAGAAACGGAAGAATCTTATCCCACCGAAACAGAAACAATAATACCTGGTCCTTATTCTATCTGGATTCTTGATACTTTTTTAGCAGAAATAAACAAACTTAATTATGATTTAAGCTCATCCATAGTTAGGAAGAATGCCTTTTGGCCACCCAAAAACATGGCTATTGCAAAAAGTTTAAATCTCGCACTTGTTACATATCCAAGGTTTAGGGATATGGAGATTTTTGATATGACTAATGGTGAGTTCATAGCTGGGAACCGAAACATTGAACGCCCATATGACGCAGTTTATGATAGTGGAAATAATAAATTCTGGCTCGTTGATTCCAGCGGTTCCTTATATACAATTAACCCGGATGATGCCTCTGAACAACTTGTTTCCCGTAGTTTTATCAAACCAATACAGATAGAATTATTTGATCAGAATCTATTTATTATGGATCAGGGGTTACATAAAATTTTTATATATGATAATTCTTCACAAGTACAAGATTCTATTTTTAAAACACCTGACGACAGCTCGTTTACACATTTAAGACAGTTTCGCCTGGATAAAACAAATAACAATATTTACATCCTTGATGGTGAAGCACGCAATAATACTTTATATAAATACAATATGTTAAGTAAAGAGATAACCAATATTTTCCAGGATAGTATTATCTATTCCTTTGATGTTAATTCTGTTGATGAAACAATTTGGATAATTATTGCAAAGCGTTTAAATTCAAATCTTGTGCAACTTTCCGGTGAAACAACCCGTCATTTTATCAGTGATTTAGAAAAGCCGGTTGATATAAAGGTCAATTCTATAAACGGTAATTTTGTAATTACTGATTTTAAATTTAAAGTAAACATAAAAGTCCCAAAAGTATTTCATTATCGATCTGATTTAACAAAAATCGGTACTTTTAGCACCTACGGTGATCCTTCAAGGATTTATATTGAATGAAAAAAATACAAGTCCCATCTAAACTACTTCTTATCATAAGTGTTTTACTTGGCCTTGCAACGTTCGTTTTTGACTACCTAAAATTTGAAAGTTCACTTGGTTTTCCACAATGGCAATATGTACATGAAGTACTTACTCTTGTTATTATTGTCTTCTTTTATGGCTATGTTAAAAACCTTGCTTTTATCAAGCAGGAAAAGCTTTCCATTACACTTAAAAATTTCATAAAGCTTTTAACAGGATTATATCTCTGGGCGCTGATTTTTAAGTTTTTCATGAACCCCAGCTATTCTGCTGCATTTCCTCCGGTTCCTGATACACTATCTTCTTTAATATATAGTAACCTGGCTTCAATTAGTTCTATCTTGTTCCTGGTTCCGATGATTATTTTGGTTAAAAATCTAATCTATTTTAAACAACGGAGCCGAACCAGAATATATACTATTCTAGCACTAATCAGTACTGTAATTACGATGACATTGTCTGTGGTTTTCCAGGCACCCCTTAGCGAAACAACCGGAAATGGCATTTATGTATCAACATCACTTGTGGTTACGTTGATATTTTATGCACTTCTTGGAACTAATAATACCTGGATTACTTATTTATCGAGAAAAGAAAAATACACATATTTTTTGGTTTCAGTTGTTTTGGTGTGGATCATTATAATACTATACGGTTTTGCCTTTTTAGATTCAGTTGCTGCTCACAGTATTTCATTAGATTCTTTCACTAACCTGGCCTGGTATTTCCTGACGATTTATGCCTTGTTTTCAAGTATAACTTTTTTATTTCATCTACCAACAGCACGTGTTTTTGATCGAAAGATGAAAGAAGTTAGTTCATTACATCAGCTAGGGCGTGTAATTTCTGCAGAGTTTAATTCAGAAAAGCTGGTTGATATTGTTACAGGAATGACCACAGAAGTAATCGAATCAAATCACACATGGATTGAACTTTATGATGAAAAACGGGATAACCTCTTTGTAGCCGCTGCCGATAATCTGGATGTAAATGATCTTGAATCTTTCAACAACCACAGCATTCATGAAATAGGATTGAAGCTAATAGAGACAAAACAGCCAATAACCCTTAATAACATTACAAAAAATGGTGAGTATGCTTCTATAAAAAAATGGCGTAAGGACATTGGTTCCCTTGCTGCTGCTCCTTTAATTGATGCCGCAGGTAAAGTGCTTGGAATTATATTTGCTACCAAATCATACGAGTTTGGATTTGATCCGGATGATTTAAAAATGTTAGAAGCATATGCGAACCAGGCAGCTATTGCTCTGGAAAATGCAAAATTGGTTAAAAACTCACTGGAGCGTGAAAGACTTGAGCAAGAACTGCAAATTGCCCGAGAAGTACAGATGCGTCTGTTACCTCAAAAAGTACCATCATCCGGTAATTTAAAAATTGATACCCTAACAATTACGGCCTATGAAGTAGGTGGAGATTATTATGACTTTTTCCCAACAAAAGAAAATAATCTTGGGTTGATTATTGGTGATGTTAGCGGGAAAGGCACATCGGCGGCATTTTATATGGCCGAAACAAAAGGAATAATTCAATCGATAACGAGAAACTATTATTCACCTTATGACATTCTTGTAAATACAAATACGATCCTTTTTGATTCCCTTGAAAAAAAATCCTTTATAACTCTACTTGTAGCTCAAATCGATTATAAAAAGCAATTACTACGCTTTGCCCGTGGTGGCCATTGCCCCGTTTTGCATTATAGAGCTAAAGAACAGGAAACAGATTTTCTTCAACCGTCCGGAATTGCTATTGGCCTGGATAATGGTGAAGTATTTGATACGACATTAAAAGAAGAGAAAGTAAAACTGGCAGATGATGATATCTTAGCTTTTTACACAGATGGCCTCTCTGAAGCAATGAATAAAGAAAATGATGAATTTGGGGATGAAAGATTAGGCGAAATAATAAAAAACAATGCACACCTGGAAGTTGATGCATTAAAAGAAAAGGTTATTGATGAAATATTAGCTTTTCTTGATGGTCAAAATTTACATGATGACCTTACTTTGGTTTTAGTAAAATGTTGATAGTTTTTGAGTTTAAATTTGGAGGTATTTAATGAGCGGATTTGATGTTAGCCGGAGTGACAAAAGCGAAATATCCGTATTGTATTTAAGCGGTTTTTTGGATGCACACACAACACCTAAATTTGAAGATGGTTTGCAATCCTTGATAAAGGAAAACCGTGTTAAAATAATTGTAAACCTAAAAGACCTGGATTATATCAGCAGCGCCGGTTTAGGTGTTTTTATGGGCTTTATTGAAGAAATACGAGAAAAAGGTGGCGATATTAAACTGTCAAACCTTTCCCAAAAAGTATTTAAGGTTTTTGATTTACTTGGTTTTCCTGCCCTTTATGAAATATTTGATGAAGAAGCAGAAGCCACAGAAAAATTTAGTGAAACCAAATAATGAATTATTCGAACCTTTGATATAGAGCTAAAAAATGAAAAAAATGAGAAAATACAGATATAAAATCCGCTTCCCAAGCAGAACAGACAATCTCGAAGTTGTTCGTGATTTTGTACACCGGCTGGCCCTAAAAGCAGGGTTTGTAGAAGAAGGTGCTGATCAAATCTCTTTAGCGGTTGATGAGGCATGTACAAATGTTATCAAACATGCGCATAATTATAATTCCAGGCGTATGATTGACCTTTCTGTTAATTATGATGAGCAGAAATTTGAAATAGTTATTACAGATAAAGGCAAAGGTTTTGATCCTAAGACACTTCAAAAACCGGATTTATCAAAATATATCCATGAGGCAAAAATGGGTGGCTTGGGTATTCATTTGATGAAGACTTTGATGGATGAAGTTAATTATTCGTTTAATCCTGGAATAAAGAACCAGGTATCCTTAATAAAATACATTAAAACCGCGGCCTGATAATGAGTGATTTTTTAAATAGTTTTCGATTGAGAAATGAAGCAAATCTTGATATGGATCAGATGGACCCAAAACATCTTGAACTATCTTCATTATTTGAATTCAGCCAAACCTTAAACTCATCACTTGATATTAAATCAATTCTGGACAGCTTGCTTTTTGTACCAATGGGTCGGTTAATGGTTGGCAAAGGTTTAATCCTTTTATCTCATGATGATGAAACATGTAAAATTGCTACAGTAAAAGGAATCCCTGATGAATTAATCAACTCTGAAATAGAATTTAGCAATAAACCCTCAGAAGCTTTTCAGATCAACAATATTGAAGAATTAAAAAACTATCCTAAAATATTTTCCGATTTTAAAATAAAACTTGTCATACCTATAAAATCGATGAATAAAATTAGTGGCATGATTTTACTTGGGCCAAAACTTTTAGGCAAAGATTTTACCGAAGATGAAATATTTTTTCTCTCCTCAATTGGCAATATAGCTGCTCCGGCAATTGAAAATGCGCGCGTGTTTGAACAACTCAATTCTGTTAATTTTAAGCTGGATCAAAAAGTTCAGGAGTTAAATACCCTTTTTGAAATTGGCAATGAATTAAATCGCGTTTTTGAGTTAGATGAAATTTTAAAACGCCTATCTTTTTCTTTAATGGGCCAAATGCTTATTAACCAGTTTTTTGTAATTCTGAAAAATGGGGAAAATCATTTAAAAACAGTTTATAAAAAAGGTTCATCATTTACAGATGAAAACATTAAGCAATGTATAGATTCCGGTTTCGAAAGTAACGAGTTTAAAAAACCATTATTAGTTGATACTTTATCAGTAAAAGAAAAAAAAGTTTTTGATGAACTTGGAGTAAAAACAATTGTCCCTATGGTTTTACAGGATAAAGTACGCGGCTATATTTTCCTGGGACCAAAACTTAATAAAACAGAGTTTTCCAAATCAGATGTGGAGTTTTTAGCGACATTGGCAAATATCGCGATTATATCCATAGAGAATGCACATCTGTTTCAGGAAACCCTGGAGAAAAAAAGGCTGGAAGAAGAGCTGAATGTAGCAAAAGGAATTCAGGCAAAATTACTACCATCTAACATGCCCCAGGTAGATCGTTTTGATATTCACGGCCATAATATTCCAAGTAAACAAGTCGGCGGGGATTATTTTGATATTTTGGTAATTAATGAAAATGAAATCATATTTACGATTGCAGACGTTTCCGGAAAAGGAATGCCCGCGTCGCTGCTAATGTCAAATCTACAAGCTGGATTGCATACCTTGCACAAGGAAGACTATTCCCTCTCAGAAATTACATTTCGGTTAAATAACCTGATTTTCAGAAATACGAGTATTGAAAAGTACATTACATTTTTTATTTCCAAGTTAAACTTAAAAGAGAACACTATTAGTTTTGTAAATGCTGGACACAATCCGCCATACCTTTTTTGCAATGAAGGAAAATATGAGGAGCTGACGAAAGGTGGGATAATTTTAGGGATGATGGAAAATGTAGCCTATGAAACGGGTGAATTACCTATGGAGCCGGGCTGTTGTTTAACAATGTTTACCGATGGAGTTACTGAAGCAATGAGCCCTGATGATATCCCTTTTGATGAATTCCGGGTAATTGATTTTTTTATAAAAGAAATGTCTGGTTACAATTCCGAAAAGTTAAACTTCAAATTAATTGAACTACTTTACGATTTTGCCGGTGATCCCACAAAAGACGATGATGTTACGATTCTAACTGTCCGCCGAAATAATTAGTAACCTTCTATTTAAATTTCTTTCATCTTTACAATTTGCTCTCTAAATTAGCCGCTTTTTGGAGAGAAACCTGCATTGAATATTATTTTCATTTTAAAAGTAATTATTGGATTTATTATTTATGGCCTGCTCTATTTTGGGCTATTCAGTTTGTTAAATGGCAAGTTTGAAAATCCCCATGTTATTGCTTTCTCTATTGTTATTCTTATAAACCTTATTTTTGACCGTATTCTAAGAAACTATTACAGCCACTATCTGCAAGCCCCTTTCCGGTTCCTTCGCCTTGAGCAAAAACAAATTCTTGAAAGATTAGTCCAAAATCTTGTGGGTTCCATCCGCTATCAGGAAGCCAAGAAACTACTTTTTGAGGCATTCGGAAAATTGCTGACAGAAACCCCACAGGCATTCTATTTATGGGATAATGACCACTATTATTTATCTCATTATGCCCAAATCAAAAATGGAAGAGCCCTGCCCGTTACAATAGATTGCTCATATTTTGAAAATATGGATCTACAAACAGAACATCTTAATCTTGAAAAAGACTTATCATTGCCACAGATAAAAGTAAATGCCTTTAATTCTGAAGGTCTTTCAGAGATTTTTACTTTCCCTGGGCATAGCCACTTGTTTGCTTTTATGCTGACAACCAGGGATGCAAAAAAATTATTAAAACGCGAACCAATCAATAAGGCTTTTAAACGAGTTCAGAAAAAAGCCGGATTGGTCCTGGAAAACACGGGACTATTTATAGATCTGGAAAAAAGAAACTTTGAAATTAAAAAATTGATTGAAGTCAGCCAAAAAGTCCTCTCTTCCCTTGATACACAAACTATTCTTGATTTTATATTGGATGCTTTGGCAACACTAATCTCCTACGATGCAGCTGTAATTTTCCTGCTTGATGAAGACGGAGAATCACTTAAATCTACCAGTAGCCGTGGCTATGAAAATGTAAATCCGGATATTCTTAAGTTAAAAGTGGGACAAGGTTCTGCAGGATTTGTAGTGCAAACAAAAAACATTGATTTAATTGCAAACGTTACAGATGCTGAACATTATTGTGCCGCCCGTAAAGAGACAGTTTCCCAGGTTGCCCTTCCCTTTTTATTTGATGGTTCTGTTCTTGGTGTCTTGACTTTGGAAAGTGATGAAGAAGACTTCTTTAAGCAAAACGAAGTTGAAATATTAAAAATGTTTGCTAATCTTGTGGCTGTATCAATCCACAATGCCCGCCAGGTAGAAATCCGTTTAGCAAAACAGGCATTTGAACATGAATTGATCAACGCTGCAACTGTTCAAAAAGGCCTTTTATTAAGACGTTTACCACGGATTGATAATCTTGCTATTACAGCTGAAAACACACCCAGCAAAATTGTTAGTGGTGATTTATATGATTTCCGGAAGATAAATGAAAATGCCCTCGGTGTGGCAATAGGCGATGTTGCAGGTAAAGGTGCTCCAGCTGCGTTAATGATGACACTTGTTCTTGCGGGGTTTCGCTCACAAAACAAAACGGACTCCACAACATGTGATGTTGTAAACCATATGAATGACTTGCTGACCCAGACGACAATCGAAGGAAAATATACTACTTTTTTCTACGGCATTATTCGAATGGATTTAAATAAAATTATATTTACAAATGCCGGGCACAATGCTCCAATTCTCTTAAGAAAAAATGGAGAGGTTAAATATTTAAATAAAGGTGGAATTGTTCTGGGATTTATGGACAGCCAATATTATGAACAGGAAGAAGTAGATTTTGATGAAGGCGATATTTTTATAGCTTTTACAGACGGCGTTACTGAGATTATGGACGCCAATGAAAATGAATTTGGTGAAAATAGGATTATTGAAATTATTAAAAAACATAAAGAAAAATCTGTTCACGATATTAAAGCTGCTTTATATGAATCCCTTGGTTCTTTTTCTAACTTTAAACTAAATGCTGATGATTTAACTTTGATTATTGCCAAACACGAGTAATTACTCCGTTTTATTTTATTCTCTGCAATTTTAAACTTCTTTCGTATTTCATCGACTATTCTATTCTAACTCCTTTTTTTTGGTTTTAACTTCACTCTTTTTATATGAAAAAGAATCCAAAAGTTTTGTACATCGAAGATGATGCCGAAACCAGGTCACTCATGGCAGATATTATACGATACCGCGGGTATCAATATTTTGAAGCTGAGCGAGGCATTGAGGGCATCCGTCTTGCAA from Calditrichota bacterium carries:
- a CDS encoding SpoIIE family protein phosphatase gives rise to the protein MNIIFILKVIIGFIIYGLLYFGLFSLLNGKFENPHVIAFSIVILINLIFDRILRNYYSHYLQAPFRFLRLEQKQILERLVQNLVGSIRYQEAKKLLFEAFGKLLTETPQAFYLWDNDHYYLSHYAQIKNGRALPVTIDCSYFENMDLQTEHLNLEKDLSLPQIKVNAFNSEGLSEIFTFPGHSHLFAFMLTTRDAKKLLKREPINKAFKRVQKKAGLVLENTGLFIDLEKRNFEIKKLIEVSQKVLSSLDTQTILDFILDALATLISYDAAVIFLLDEDGESLKSTSSRGYENVNPDILKLKVGQGSAGFVVQTKNIDLIANVTDAEHYCAARKETVSQVALPFLFDGSVLGVLTLESDEEDFFKQNEVEILKMFANLVAVSIHNARQVEIRLAKQAFEHELINAATVQKGLLLRRLPRIDNLAITAENTPSKIVSGDLYDFRKINENALGVAIGDVAGKGAPAALMMTLVLAGFRSQNKTDSTTCDVVNHMNDLLTQTTIEGKYTTFFYGIIRMDLNKIIFTNAGHNAPILLRKNGEVKYLNKGGIVLGFMDSQYYEQEEVDFDEGDIFIAFTDGVTEIMDANENEFGENRIIEIIKKHKEKSVHDIKAALYESLGSFSNFKLNADDLTLIIAKHE